The candidate division TA06 bacterium DNA window AGGCATTTTTTACCATTCCAATAAAGCATGCTGTCCTTGATCTGCCAGACGATCTTGACGGTGTCATCGTCGCTCCCGGTAAAAGATATGCCATTGGGCTTGCCCCAGCTCCAGCCAGCGGCATTTTTTAGCGCCGATTCGATCTCCCCGGCCATTTCCTGTGCGGCATTGAATAGCTCGTGCCGGCGCTCCCGTTGATCCATGGTCCTTTTGATCCGCACGAACAGGCCGAATACCACGGCCATCACTAAGCTGAAGATGACCAGGGTCTGTATCAGTTCTATCAGCGAAAATCCTTTTTGCCGGGAACGCATCATCACTGGCCTTTCAACGCAGTCAGTTTTGCCATAAGCTTTTTACCGTCCCAGGAATAGACGCGCACCCGTATCTCCAGGGGATCGGTGCCATTGGCCGGCTCCCCAATTTCCTGTCCGTCAATGGGGTCAATTACTATCACCCACTGCTTTCCGTTGGCGTTCACGGCCGAGGAATCATCCTTTATGTTGTAGGGGGACACTTCCGCCGCCAACAACCGGTCCATGGTCTGCCGGGCCACGCTTAAAGCCAACCTGGATTCGATGGTGTTTTCATCACGCTTGAGTTGCCCCGATAAAAACCCCGCCAGCGGCAGGATCAAGATGGCAATTATGGTTATTGCCACCATCAT harbors:
- a CDS encoding type II secretion system protein, coding for MMMRSRQKGFSLIELIQTLVIFSLVMAVVFGLFVRIKRTMDQRERRHELFNAAQEMAGEIESALKNAAGWSWGKPNGISFTGSDDDTVKIVWQIKDSMLYWNGKKCLDGGARVTDCLFSFAPGPDSLGLHTAREWFEELDDNRSGALWCRELDRAKWLKIEMTVVKGVQQFRVERDFRLPPPLIENTDYVEP